The Paenibacillus polymyxa M1 DNA segment GAAGTAGAGGAAATCGTTTTGACACCTTGTACAGCTTTAATTTTCTGTTCCATGACCTTAGTAATGGTTTGCTCGATTCTTTCAGGTGAGGCACCCGGATAGATGGTTGTAACACTGGCTGACATAGGAATAACATCAGGCTGCTCCTGTTTGGGCAACGATGTAAAATTAAAGAGCCCTAGCAGTATGCACATACCAAAGAAAATGAGCGTAATTTTCTGTTTTTTAACGATATATTTAATCATTCGGATGACTCCTCCGATTTCCCAAGCACATCATTCCCAATTAAATCGCCATTAAACAAGGTTCCTGCTCCTTGTGTAACAATTTGATCGCCTGCCTGTAGTCCGGAGAGAACTTCGAATTGATTATTCGTTACTTTTCCCACTTTAATTGTGGTTTTAACGGCCTTACCATTCACAGCTTTAAAAATATAAGGGTCACTTCCCGTGCTAATCACGGATTCTACAGGCACTAACAGGGCTTCCGCTTGATTCACACTTTTAGATGCGCTGATGACTTGTCCAGGTTTCCAATCCAGTTCAGGGTTAGGCAGGCTGACTTCCACATTAATACTGCCCGTTTTCGCATTCGTTGATGGGTAGATCTGAGTAACGGTCCCTATTCTAATTTCATTATAGAGTGATATATTTACTTTTTGGTTTTTCTTCCATGATAAGATTTCGCTATCCGGTACGGGAAGAAGTACTTTTAAGGTCTTGATATTCCCGACGACGAATGCCTCACTCCCACTGGAGCCCAGTTGACCATCAGACACCTTTTTTTCAATGACTACGCCAGCGATCGGGGAGGTTAAAGTAGCTTTTTTAAGTGACAAGGATGACTGTTCATAAGCAGCCAATGCATCCTCGTAGGTAGCCTGCGCCTGAGCTTTACTGGCTAGCCCTTGCTGCTTCGTAGCCATAGCGGTCTCCAGCCCTGCTCTGGCCTGCTCTACACCAGCTGAAGCCTGGGCACGTTGTTCCTGTGAGGCTCCCGCAAGCAAGAGAGACAACTGCTCTTGTGCGTCACTTAAACTTTTTTGTGCATTCGTTAATTCCAGCTGTGCATTCTCATTTTCCGACAATGATGCTGCACCTGCCTGGAACAGACTTTGCGTCCGTGCGGCATCCGCTTTTTTCTTATTGTAAGCATTGGTGGCTGCAGTAACCGCATTTTGTGACTGTGCAATTTCCTGCTTTTTGGCGCCATTGTTCAATTCCTGCAATTTCGATTGGGCCGCATCGACCTGGGATTGTGAACTATGAATACCCGCCTGTGCCGATTGAACAGAAGCCTCCGCTTGGCTAAGACCGGCTTTTGCCTTTTCCATGGTTGCCTTGGCCCGATCCAGCTGCAGCTGGTAGACAGATGTATCTAACTTCGCAAGGACGCTCCCTTTTTCTACGGAGTCCCCTACCTCAACCATAGTGTTCAATATACGTCCATCCGCTTCAAAGGAAACACTAGCTTCATTACTTGCCTGCAATGTTCCCGCCAGATTAAAATCATTGGCCAAAGGTTTCATTACAAGCTTCTCTACTTTTACCGGATGACTTGCCTGTGTTACAGAGTTCTCCGTTGCACTGGAGCAACCGGAAGCTACTATAGCTAATGCAATCCCCGTAATCATGATCCTGATTCCTTTTTTCTTCAACTTAATGTCATCCTCCCTGATTCTCTCTTCTAAAGGTGCTATCAGCAACCCGTGGGTCATGTAAACTTTTTTCATTGCTTTTTTCATGTTATAACAATGAACACACAAAAAAATCGTACAAAGGGGCAAGCACCTTATGTACGACTGGGCAATGAAAAACATCTATTCAGTTAACATCTCTAAAGCTGTAAAATCCCACGTTCCAACGAAACAGCAACGGCTTCAGATCTAGAATCAACACCAAGCTTATTATAAATATTCGTTAAATGCGCTTTGACGGTACGCTCGGAAATCCCCATATCAAATGCTATTTCCTTGCTTTTAAAACCGTGTGCAACAGACTTTAATATATGCCTTTCCTTATCCGTAAGAACTAAGCTGCTCTCGCGGGATTCTAGCTTGGCTTCTTTCTTATTCGTTGCAGCGAACACCCTTGCTGTTATTTCTGGCTGAAGCAACGTTTCACCCCTTAGCGCTGACTCAATCGTGCGAAACAGGTTTTCCCGGCTGGTATCTTTCAATAAATATCCTTTTGCCCCCAAAGAAAGTCCCTTAATCATTAAATCATCTTCGTTATAGGTAGTCAGGATAATGACGGGCGTTTCATTTTGTTTTTCTCTGAGGGCTTTCATTGTATCCAAACCACTCATTTGTGGCATATATAAATCTAGTAATATGACATCCGGTTGAAGCTCCTCGATCAGTTTAAGAGCAGTTGCACCTTCTCCGGCCTCGCCAATAACTTCATAGCTGTCATTGGTCTCCAACACCAGCTTTAACCCTTCTCTAACGACCCAATGATCGTCGACGATTAAAATCTTGTATTTCATGATAGGTCTCCTTTAGTAAGAGGCGCCTCTATTTTTATAGCTGTACCTGCTTGCAATATACTGTTAATATTGATGTTTCCACCCAGCATCCGTACACGTTCATGGATCCCTATTATTCCGTAATGTCCTGTTTGCTTGGCAATAATATCTGTATCAAATCCTTTTCCATCATCACGAATCTCAATTTCAATCTTACCTTCGTTATCCAAAATATTAATCCATACGGTATTCGCGTGTGAATGCTTGGCTACATTGGTTAAACATTCGCTTATAATAAATAGTCCATGCTCGAACAGCAGTCTGGGGACTGAAGTTTTAATTTTGATGTTGCGTATGACACGAATGCTCGTAGCCATTGTAAATCGCTGTATTTCTTCCTCCACTGCTTCTGCAAAATCAACTTCCGAGATCGTTTTCGAACGCAGATTGTCTATGGCTCGCCTTGAATCAGACAATGTCCTCCGTACTTGTGACATCGATTGTTGGACAATCTCTTGGGCTCTTTGCGTACTTCCTTTGCTCAGATGAGCGTCAATGGCTTCCAGCTGCATGATTAGCCCAGCAAGCCCTTGAGCCAGCGTATCATGCAGATCACGGGCCATGCGTTGTCGTTCATTGGCAATTGTAAGTTCTTCCACCTTTTGATGTGCGATTTCAAGCTCTTTCAGAACGTTTTGTGTGCGGATTCGTGCCTTGACTTGTTTGAGAAAAAGAACCGCATAAGCAACTATAACAACGACAATTAGAAAAAATAGCGGGATGAACAGCACAAATTGCCTGCCGTCATTGTGAGAGACCACAGCCACACAAAAAAGAACGTAGGAGATCAAAAATACAAGAATGACCTTGAGCGGCTTATAATAAATACCTATACTCTGACCCACCAAAACGGGCATTAAACCCACTAGTACTATGGAGAAACTTTCAGGTAGAAGAAATGCACTTGCAAAGATCAAGCCCCCTTGTATCACAAAATAAGCCCATGAAAAATATTTTGCCACTCGATGAGCATGCAGGTACAAGAGGATGTGCAATATGATAATTATAGTGAATAAAGAACTTTGCAGTAGATTTAAACCACCAAACAAATGTTGAAGAATGACAGACTCACTATAAATTATAAAAACCCATATGATCGTTAATATTTTTGAAATATCCTTGTTCTCAACTTCACCTTCACTTTTACTCTCACTTGTTTCCGGATTTAGATTTTGAACCTGAACATTAGATGCATCGTTCATAATTCCCTCCTACAATTCTGAATTCAGCTTTTCAACTTATTAGGATATGCCGCTATGACGGCCTGGTCCATTTCGTTTGAACAAAAATCATTTATATATCATTTTACAAAAAAACGAAAGGAAAAAAACGTACACATGGGCAGTTTCACTTGTACGTTTGGGCATTGAGTACTTTTTGTTCGATACTATCCATTATGGCGTCATATAAAAAGCACGCAGCAGGTTATCCTGTGCGCGCTTGACCACTCTCTATTCTTCTTCCAACTCATCTGGCACATCATATTTATTGATATGTGAAGTCATTGCTGCAACAGCTTCGCTGGCATCCGTGGTGGCCGGTACTTCTCTGACCACATCATCCGTCTGATCCCGAAAATTCAAACGATCTGCCTCGATCTCTTTCTGTTGATTCGGTTTCATTTTTCATGTCGCTCCTTTCTATTCAAGGGTCTGATCTCGTTCTGTTAACGCGTACAAAGGCACTTCCCGTTCCTCTTCCGGGTTATTCAGCGCATAGATTCGTGCCGTCTCACGCTGTTCATTCACATGCTGAATATAGATGGGTAACCCATCGCACAACACATTTGCCATGATGGGAGAGGACGCTATTTCTTGTGCTCTTTGAACATTCATTTAGAAAAAACCTCCCTCGCTATATAGGTTCGTCTTTACTATGCACGAGGTAAATATTTGTTATACACATTTCATGCCAACAAGCCCTTGTCCTTATTGTTTAGAATTGTGTTGGCGAATTTTTATGAAAGGATATCATTTGAAAAAATAAATATTATTGTTATTATGGATTGAGAGATTCAGTTAAAACTGCATCTTAAATGAAAGAGAAGGAAAGGAGCAAGGATGGATGTTAAACGTATTAATGGTTAATTTTCCGGCAGAAGGACATGTAAACCCCACGCTTGGGATCACGCAAGCCTTTGCAGCACGAGGGGACCAGGTTCATTACATTACAACTGAGAAATACAAGAATAGACTCGAAGCAGTTGGAGCGAAGGTTCACCTGCATCCTGATCTGGTCAGGACTGCTTCCATTGATACCAGCACTCCGGCAGGACTGAACGCATTTATGAATATTCATATCCAGACTTCGATGGACATCTTAGCCATCATCCAGGAGCTGTCCGAGCGTATTCAATTTGACTTAGTGTTCTATGACCGATTTGGAGCCGGTGAATTAGTGAGAGATTATTTGAATATTCCAGGCATCTCTTCATCCCCATCTTTTCTCATTTCAAATCATCTGATGGCTGCCAATCTCTTTCGCTCCGACGCTAAAGTACCGTTTCAGCCTGATGAACAAGTCACGACTTCACTTCATCTCATGAAAGAAAGATTCGGTGTTGCTCCCAAAGAAATGGTTCAATTTATGAACAATTCAGGGGCTTTGAATGTTGTGTATACGAGTAAATATTTTCAACCGAATGGTGAACAATTTGGGGATGAACATCTTTTTATTGGTCCCAGCTTTCCGGAGCGTAAAGGAGAAAATTCATTCCCGCTGGACAGACTACAGGATAAAAAGGTTTTGTATATTTCGATGGGAACTGTTCTGGACCACACTGAAGACTTTTTTAACACCTGCATTGAGGCTTTTTCCGATTTTGAAGGCATCGTCGTGATTGCAGCTGGCGAGAAAGCTGACTTTACGAAAATTAACCCGGCCCCTGAGCACTTTATCATCTCACCCTATGTACCTCAATTGGAGGTATTACGTCATTCAGATGTATTTATTACTCATGGTGGAATGAACAGCGTGAATGAAGGAATTCACTTTAATGTACCCTTGGTCGTGCTGCCTCAGGACAAGGATCAGCCCATGGTCGCGCAACGGTTAACGGAACTTCAAGCTGGCTATCGAATAACTAAGGATCAAATCAATACACAAACGTTAAGAGATGGCGTACATGAGGTCATGTCAAACGCAGCGTATAAAGAGGGCGTACAAAAAATAAATGACAGCTTCCAGCAATCCGGCGGTACCAAAGAAGCTCTCGCAAAAATTGATGCTTATCTTGATGCTTATCTGCAACATAAGCGCGCCTAAAATCACACGAGCAAAATGGCCACAAAAAAACAGGAATCTGACCATCCACGGTCAGGTTCCTGTTTGTGGTGCGATTCTATGCGAGGATATCCCACTTCTGGAACGAGACAATCGTACATTTTCCGCTCGCAAACGCATGAATACCTGTTGATTCCATTCCGGGATACACTCTTCCGGTGAGAACATATTCACCGTCGCCGATGAATATTTCCACAGAGCTCTTATCGACGAAGATCCGCAGCTCTAGACGTCCCTCTTGTAAGCCTAAGGGCACTCTTCTCTCTCCGCCCGGTCCGATACCGGCACGCTCACGGTTAAAACGGAACAGACCGTCATCGGGACGATACGAGAGTACAGTCTCCTCTTCGCCGCCCACCCGTAGCTTCAAGCCGAATTCATCAGTGTTACCAGCCTCGAACTCAAATACCGCCTTCAGTTCGTAGCTATCTCCGAACGTCTCCATGATCTGCTCGCCTGTCAGCAAGATATCCCGCTGTTCGAACAGATTGGATCGGTAATTTTCCACCTCTTCAAGCGGACGGAACAGCAATCTGTCGTGGTCGATCACCGCTTCCCGCGGAAGACTCATCGCACCAGCCCAGTGGTGTCCCTGCTGGGTTGGCATCTCCGACTCCCACATATCCATCCATCCGATGATGATACGCCGCCCTTTATCGTCCAAGGTTGACTGCGGGGCATAGAAATCGAATCCGTGATCTACCTGAGCATACTGCTCTGCCGTAAATGTTCCAGCCTCCGCATTGAAATCACCTATACCGTACATGGTGGAATGCAGATTACGGTATGCTTCTCCCTGAGCAGGCATGCGCTGTGGAGACAGCATGAATACGTGCCGACCGCCAAGCGGGAACAAATCCGGACACTCCCAATTATCGCCGTAGCGTCCGTCACTCACAGCCAGCACATTGACATACGTCCAGTTTCTCAGGTCTTCAGATCTGTAAAGCAGTACAAGCCCGTTCCCTTGGGCATCATTAGAGCCAAGAACGACGTAGTATTGATCTTCGTGCCTGAACACCTTAGGATCACGGAAATCTTTGCGGCTGACCCTGTCCGGTATGGCGTCATAACCGATGACCGGATTGCCCTCCCACTTTTCGAATGTCACCCCGTCTTCCGATACTGCAATTCCCTGTGACTGCTTGTAATCCTGATCCTTGTCAGGCCCGGTTACAACATGTCCGGTATACATCAGGACAAGCTTCCCGTCCTGCTCAACCGCACTGCCGGAGAAGCAGCCGTCCCGGTCGAACTCACTGTCCGGAGCCAAAGCGACCGGCAGATAGTCCCACTTCATAAGATCGCGGCTGACTGCGTGTCCCCAGTGCATCGGTCCCCACACCGATTTATACGGGTAATGTTGATAGAACAAGTGATACTGCCCGTTATATTGAATGAAACCGTTCGGGTCATTCATCCAGCCAAATTCAGCCATTAAATGGTAGTTCAGCCGATAATCCGGCCGCAGCATATGCCTGGATTGGGAAATAAATTGATCTGCATTCTCTCTCGTATACACTCTAGTATGTTTGATAAGGCATCCTACTCCTACAGTTATTTAATCGAACCTTGCATAACACCCTGAATAATATATTTTTGGGCGAACAAATAGATGATAATGATCGGAAATATCGTCAGTACCAAACTTGCCATCAATGGACCATAGTCCACTGTATAGGTCCCATAAAAGTTGTACGTGGACAACGGAAGTGTCCTCTGCTCAGGATCAACCAGAATGAGGGAAGGCAGCAGAAAATCATTCCAGATCCACAGTACATTGAGAATAGAAATAGTGGCCGTCGTGGGCATCAATACCGGAAACACGATCCTGAAGAATGTCTGAATCCGTGTGCAGCCGTCAATTAGCGCCGCTTCCTCCAGTTCCTTCGGAATACTCTTTACGAATCCATGATAAATGAAAACAGCCAGCGAGCTGCCAAAACCGATATACATGTAAATCAGCGACCACTTGCTGTTCAGTAGATCAAGTGAGCCGTAAATTTTCACCAATGGAATCATGATGGCCTGGAATGGGATGATCATGGAAGCTACCATCAGCATAAATGTATATTGGTTGAACTTGGTGTTGTTTCTGACAAAATAATGAGCCGTCATCGCCGCGAACAGTGAGATGAACAAGACACTTAACACCGTTATAACCAATGAGTTGGTGAAGGCAGCGATATAATTCATTTTATCGAATGCATTCATATAGTTGGCCATATTGAAGCTCTCTGGAAGCGATAACGGATTCGAGGTAATGGCCATATTTTCCTTGAACGAATTGATCAACAGAAAGACGAACGGTACGATGAACAATATGAGTATCACTGTCAGCACAATGAATTTGATCATGGAGGAAGCGATTTTTTTGCTTGCCATTACGCCTCCACCTCCAACTTCTTACTAAAATAAACCTGAAGCAGAGTGATGAGAGCAACCATCAGGAACAGCACGAATGCTTCAGCCTGGCCCACACCATAATCACGGGAAAGGAATGCCTTTTCATACACATGCATCGACACCATTTGAGTACTACTGAACGGTCCGCCTTTCGTGAGCGCGAGGTTGACGTCATAGACCATAAACCCACGCTGCAGGGACAAAAATATACATACGATGAAAGAAGGAACCATCAAGGGCAGCACCATTTTCCGCAGTCTGGTCCAGCTGTTCGCCCCATCAATGCTTGCAGCCTCCATAATATCATTCGGTACACCCGTCAATCCTGCAATATAAATGACCATCATGTAACCCGCGTTCTGCCACACGGTTACAATCACGAGTGTCCAGAACGCTTTGTCAGGATCAGCCAGCCAAGTCGTGCTGAGCGCCTGAATGTCGGCATGTTGTCCCAAATAGACAAGCACGTTGTTGAAGATAAACTGCCATATAAAACCGAGTACAATGCCGCCGACAAGGTTGGGCAGGAAAAATCCTGCCCGGAAAATGCTCTGTCCTTTTAACCCTTTAGTCAGCACATAAGCCAGCATAAAAGCGATAACATTGATAAGAACAACGGTATAAAATACATATTTGAGCGTCAAGGCGAACGATTTCCAAAACTCAATATCCCGAAAAACGGCCAGATAGTTTTGGATGCCAACCAGCGATAGTGTCGTGGAAATACCATCCCAGTTTGTGAACGTCAAATAAATGCCGTACAAGAATGGAATGATCATTACCGTTATGAAGGCAAACAAGGTTGGCCCGGTGAACAGCAGCCGTGTCCGTAGCCGGTTCCATACTCCTTTTTCCGCAATCATGGTGATCCCTCTCTTTGTTTCGGATTTCTCTCTCTATTTCCGGGTAATTTGACAATAAGCCTTATTTTACGGTTTTCCAGTAGTCTTCGATTTCCTTAGCCAGTGTTGCGCGATCGCCCTGTTTCGCCAGATATTTTTGCATGGAAGATCCTAGCTTAGACCAGTGGTCGGCAGGCAGCAAGCTCATCGACTGCTCTGACTTGCCTTTTGCAATATAATCCTGGATGGACTTGCCAAGTGGATCGGCCGCAGGCAGTGTAATATTTTTGAACGCCGGGATAATGTTCGCTTTGTTTACGAGGAAATCCTGACCTTTCGCATCATAAACGATCCAGTTCAGGAACTTCTTCGCTGCCTCTTGTTGTTCCGGCGTACTCTTCTCCTTGTCAATGACAATACGTTTGGAAACAGCGGATGAAATCTCCTGATTGCCGTAGTCATCGGCATTGTTGCTGATGGGTACAGGCAAGAAACCATATTCTTTGTTAGCGGTATCAAAACCGCTGATTTGCGGCCATGCCCAGTTGCCCATGAACCAAATGCCAACCTCGCCTTTGCCGAGCAACTCCGGTCCACGCTCATAAGCACCTGCCAGTGGGGAAGCCTGATCGATATTGTATTTCATCATGACGTCGAATGTATCCATAAGTCCGTTAAATACTGGATTGGTAGCCAAGTTAGCCTGGCCCGCTTTCAGTGATGCTATGAATTTGTCCACTTCAGCCATGTCTTTGTTCTGGCCTGCATAAGCAAGTGGCAAATAATGAGCACCTAGGGACCAGTCCATTGGCGAAATCACCAATGCTTTCTTCCCGGATGCCTCGATTTGTTGAAACAGTTTTTCAAGGTCATTTCGAGTTTTAATTGTAGTGGGATCGAAGCTTCCGCCTACCGCTTTATCAACAACCGCTTTGTTATAAATGAATCCGTAGCCTTCAACAGCCAGCGGAAACGCGTAATTTTTACCGTCAACCGTCGTAGCTGTGGTAGCGTTTTCAACAATGTCCTTATTCCACTTCTCTCCGCTTAAGTCGAGGATACGGTCCTTGAATTTCTCCACATCACCTGTATCTAGCATGGTCATGGTTGGCGGGTTTCCGGATGCATACAATGCAGAGGCACGCTCAAAAGGCGAGCCACCGGTCGGAACCGGCTGGATTTCAACAGTGATGCCGGGATTATCTTTCTGGAACGCCTTGGCGGCATCCTCCAGTTGTGAAAGGATTTCACCTTTAGAGTTCAAAAGTGTAATTTTCACATTTCCCGCATCCGCTGATCCCCCTCCAGAAGCCGAATTACTTCCTCCTCCGGAGCCGCCACATGCAGACACCACCATAACCAAAAGAAGCAGCATTACCATCCATTGAACTCTTTTGAATTTCCTCACTGTTGTCATCCCCCTATTTCTATAATGGCTGCTGTACTCTTAAATAAAACGCTTACAAACGGATTATATGTCAAAGATTCAATCTCTGTCAATCGTTTGACATGTTAAACCTTTAACATTCTTTTAAAAAAAATCTGTTCCCCTTGTTAGAGGAACAGATTTCATTCAGGTCGTTGCACGTTCAATCAGTTCAACAGGCAGCCGATTAACAGGCTGTACCTGCTCTCCCTCTGCCTGTCTACGAATCAGCTCGACCGCCAGTCTACCGATCTCTGCAATTGGCTGTCTTACCGATGTAAGTTCAGGCGTCAGCCAGGAAGCAGCGCTTACGTCATCAAAGCCTACAATACGCACATTCTCCGGCACATGCCGTCCGGCGCGGATATATTCTTTCAATGCAAAAGCGGCAATAATATCGCTTGTAGCAAACACCCCATCCACATCCGGATGTTCATGAACGAGTTTGGAGATCATTCGCTCGTACTCCTTTTGGTCGAACACATTCAAGTCCGTTTGAACGATCACATGCTCGATACTATGCCTGTCCACAACATCTTTGAATGCTTTAGTCCGCTCATTGGACAGCATGTTCAGCTCCAGATTTCCACATATATGTGCAATTTTCCGGCTCCCTTTGCGAATGAGCAGCTCCGTGGCCAGCTCGCCTCCGCGATAATTGTCCGAAGATATGTACGGAATATACGGGTCAATCTGCCTGTCAAATGTCACAATCGGTGAATTCAAATGTCGGTACTCTTCTACCTCCAGGGTATGACTCCCCATAATGATGCCGTCTACCCGGTTTCGTTTCAACATATCGATATACACTTTTTCCTTCACGGGATCCATATGTGAATTGCAGAGTAGAACCTTGCACCCCTGCTGATAGGCATAGTACTCCACCTGATTAGCAAGCTCACTAAAGAAAGGATGCGAGACATTGGGAATAATAAGGCCGATAATATTGGACTGCTTGCGTAGCAGGGATCGTGCTATTTCATTCGGTTGATAATTAAGCTCTTCCATTGCATCGAACACTTTTTTGCGTGTAGTTTCGCTGATATAGCCCCGGTTATTCATTACACGGGATACTGTAGTGACCGACACGCCCGCTTTTAACGCCACATCGTGAATTGTTGCCATATGAACCTCTTCCCGAACAAAATACATACATATAAACTATACCCTCTCCTCACCATTTCGACAACCTTGGGTATTATGTTAACTCATACATAAAACAGCGACAGCCGTGGACGAGAACTCGTCCTCAACTGTCGCTGTTTCATTAACTACCGTATCCCTTTAGTCTCCGTAACAATCCCAACACCATTCCCTTACATTGCCAGACATATCGCAAATTCCTAACTCGTTGGGTTTTCGTATACAGTTTCCAGATAAGTATTTGTCTCCGGCGTTATTTCCTTGTTTATGTTGTAATACGGTTTTAAGCCCTCATCCTGCTTTCCCCGTGAAGAAATGCCAATCGCTCCCGTTCGTTGAACAGTTTGCAGTTGAGTGGTTACCACACCGTTACGTTAGAGCTCCCACTACTCTGATATCCTTCTGTTGCTAACACCTGGTAAGACCAGTTGTTCCCCAGATGCATTCCTTTGCTCGCCCATGCCTTCACGTGATTGCTGAAAGTGATCGTGGAGTTGCCCCCGGTCGGTCTCTTCGTCTGTCGAACACTCCAGTACTGAATAAACGTCGTTTTTTGGCCTTCAATGGAAGGTGCGTCGTATCGCATTGTTGTGTAGATGTCATATGTGCCCCCATCACTGGTCACTGTACCTTTATACGTTCCGGTAGGTCGATAAGTACCCCAGCTATCAACGACGTAATATTCGATGAGTGCGTTTCTCGTCCACCCGTAGAGAGCCAAATATCCATTACCGGACGGCGCCCAGACACCGGCATTGTAGTTAATCGTTCTGTTGGGCGATCCAGTAGTCCAGCCTTTGCCGACAACAAAATTCCCGGTATCCTTCCATGTTACGCTGTAATTACCGCCTGATCCATTAACAGCATTGACGGTCCCGCCGCCATCGGTCCAATTTTGCCAGTAGTCTGTCGCTGCACTTGAGG contains these protein-coding regions:
- a CDS encoding efflux RND transporter periplasmic adaptor subunit — protein: MKLKKKGIRIMITGIALAIVASGCSSATENSVTQASHPVKVEKLVMKPLANDFNLAGTLQASNEASVSFEADGRILNTMVEVGDSVEKGSVLAKLDTSVYQLQLDRAKATMEKAKAGLSQAEASVQSAQAGIHSSQSQVDAAQSKLQELNNGAKKQEIAQSQNAVTAATNAYNKKKADAARTQSLFQAGAASLSENENAQLELTNAQKSLSDAQEQLSLLLAGASQEQRAQASAGVEQARAGLETAMATKQQGLASKAQAQATYEDALAAYEQSSLSLKKATLTSPIAGVVIEKKVSDGQLGSSGSEAFVVGNIKTLKVLLPVPDSEILSWKKNQKVNISLYNEIRIGTVTQIYPSTNAKTGSINVEVSLPNPELDWKPGQVISASKSVNQAEALLVPVESVISTGSDPYIFKAVNGKAVKTTIKVGKVTNNQFEVLSGLQAGDQIVTQGAGTLFNGDLIGNDVLGKSEESSE
- a CDS encoding response regulator; the encoded protein is MKYKILIVDDHWVVREGLKLVLETNDSYEVIGEAGEGATALKLIEELQPDVILLDLYMPQMSGLDTMKALREKQNETPVIILTTYNEDDLMIKGLSLGAKGYLLKDTSRENLFRTIESALRGETLLQPEITARVFAATNKKEAKLESRESSLVLTDKERHILKSVAHGFKSKEIAFDMGISERTVKAHLTNIYNKLGVDSRSEAVAVSLERGILQL
- a CDS encoding sensor histidine kinase, with translation MNDASNVQVQNLNPETSESKSEGEVENKDISKILTIIWVFIIYSESVILQHLFGGLNLLQSSLFTIIIILHILLYLHAHRVAKYFSWAYFVIQGGLIFASAFLLPESFSIVLVGLMPVLVGQSIGIYYKPLKVILVFLISYVLFCVAVVSHNDGRQFVLFIPLFFLIVVVIVAYAVLFLKQVKARIRTQNVLKELEIAHQKVEELTIANERQRMARDLHDTLAQGLAGLIMQLEAIDAHLSKGSTQRAQEIVQQSMSQVRRTLSDSRRAIDNLRSKTISEVDFAEAVEEEIQRFTMATSIRVIRNIKIKTSVPRLLFEHGLFIISECLTNVAKHSHANTVWINILDNEGKIEIEIRDDGKGFDTDIIAKQTGHYGIIGIHERVRMLGGNININSILQAGTAIKIEAPLTKGDLS
- a CDS encoding H-type small acid-soluble spore protein — protein: MNVQRAQEIASSPIMANVLCDGLPIYIQHVNEQRETARIYALNNPEEEREVPLYALTERDQTLE
- a CDS encoding macrolide family glycosyltransferase; translation: MLNVLMVNFPAEGHVNPTLGITQAFAARGDQVHYITTEKYKNRLEAVGAKVHLHPDLVRTASIDTSTPAGLNAFMNIHIQTSMDILAIIQELSERIQFDLVFYDRFGAGELVRDYLNIPGISSSPSFLISNHLMAANLFRSDAKVPFQPDEQVTTSLHLMKERFGVAPKEMVQFMNNSGALNVVYTSKYFQPNGEQFGDEHLFIGPSFPERKGENSFPLDRLQDKKVLYISMGTVLDHTEDFFNTCIEAFSDFEGIVVIAAGEKADFTKINPAPEHFIISPYVPQLEVLRHSDVFITHGGMNSVNEGIHFNVPLVVLPQDKDQPMVAQRLTELQAGYRITKDQINTQTLRDGVHEVMSNAAYKEGVQKINDSFQQSGGTKEALAKIDAYLDAYLQHKRA
- a CDS encoding glycoside hydrolase family 32 protein, whose protein sequence is MYTRENADQFISQSRHMLRPDYRLNYHLMAEFGWMNDPNGFIQYNGQYHLFYQHYPYKSVWGPMHWGHAVSRDLMKWDYLPVALAPDSEFDRDGCFSGSAVEQDGKLVLMYTGHVVTGPDKDQDYKQSQGIAVSEDGVTFEKWEGNPVIGYDAIPDRVSRKDFRDPKVFRHEDQYYVVLGSNDAQGNGLVLLYRSEDLRNWTYVNVLAVSDGRYGDNWECPDLFPLGGRHVFMLSPQRMPAQGEAYRNLHSTMYGIGDFNAEAGTFTAEQYAQVDHGFDFYAPQSTLDDKGRRIIIGWMDMWESEMPTQQGHHWAGAMSLPREAVIDHDRLLFRPLEEVENYRSNLFEQRDILLTGEQIMETFGDSYELKAVFEFEAGNTDEFGLKLRVGGEEETVLSYRPDDGLFRFNRERAGIGPGGERRVPLGLQEGRLELRIFVDKSSVEIFIGDGEYVLTGRVYPGMESTGIHAFASGKCTIVSFQKWDILA
- a CDS encoding carbohydrate ABC transporter permease; the protein is MASKKIASSMIKFIVLTVILILFIVPFVFLLINSFKENMAITSNPLSLPESFNMANYMNAFDKMNYIAAFTNSLVITVLSVLFISLFAAMTAHYFVRNNTKFNQYTFMLMVASMIIPFQAIMIPLVKIYGSLDLLNSKWSLIYMYIGFGSSLAVFIYHGFVKSIPKELEEAALIDGCTRIQTFFRIVFPVLMPTTATISILNVLWIWNDFLLPSLILVDPEQRTLPLSTYNFYGTYTVDYGPLMASLVLTIFPIIIIYLFAQKYIIQGVMQGSIK
- a CDS encoding carbohydrate ABC transporter permease, with translation MIAEKGVWNRLRTRLLFTGPTLFAFITVMIIPFLYGIYLTFTNWDGISTTLSLVGIQNYLAVFRDIEFWKSFALTLKYVFYTVVLINVIAFMLAYVLTKGLKGQSIFRAGFFLPNLVGGIVLGFIWQFIFNNVLVYLGQHADIQALSTTWLADPDKAFWTLVIVTVWQNAGYMMVIYIAGLTGVPNDIMEAASIDGANSWTRLRKMVLPLMVPSFIVCIFLSLQRGFMVYDVNLALTKGGPFSSTQMVSMHVYEKAFLSRDYGVGQAEAFVLFLMVALITLLQVYFSKKLEVEA